The Anguilla anguilla isolate fAngAng1 chromosome 4, fAngAng1.pri, whole genome shotgun sequence genome has a window encoding:
- the LOC118225982 gene encoding tripartite motif-containing protein 16-like: MAQAADLLYQDQFSCAICLDILNDPVTIPCGHSYCMGCIKGCWDQDDHTGVYSCPQCRQTFTPRPVLRKNTMFAEVVEKLKNTGLQAALPAHCYAGPGDVECDFCTGRKRKAVKSCLVCLASYCETHLQPHYESPLLKKHKLIKATGNLQEKICSHHDKLLEVYCRTDQQCICYLCTMDEHRGHDTVSAAAEKTEKQKQLGAIQSKFQQRIQEREKELQDLRQTVQSIKRSAQAAVEDSERIFTELIRSIERRRSEVKELIRDQEKAAVSRTEGLLERLEQEIAELRRRDAELEQLSHTEDHIHFLQSCQSLCVPPGPEDLPSITVSPHISFEAVRKSVSELKEQLEDFCKVELVKISESVKEVHAVEPRTREDFLQYCCRLTLDPNTAYKYLRLSEGNRKVTRVERIQSYPDHPERFEDRAQVLCREGLSGRCYWEAEWSGDGVYIAVLYKEIRRKGGRNEGIMGFNNTSWSLRCTSTGYDFWHNAECTTIPVPRSSRIGVYLDHGAGTLSFYSVSDTMTLLHRVQTTFTQPLYPAFGVGVESSVKLCDLG, encoded by the exons ATGGCACAGGCTGCAGATCTTCTGTATCAGGACCAGTTCAGCTGTGCAATCTGTCTGGATATACTAAATGATCCAGTGACTATTCCCTGTGGGCACAGTTATTGTATGGGCTGTattaagggctgctgggatcagGATGATCATACTGGTGTCTACAGCTGTCCCCAGTGCAGACAGACCTTCACTCCAAGGcctgttttaagaaaaaacaccatGTTTGCTGAAGTGGTAGAGAAACTGAAGAATACAGGACTCCAAGCTGCTCTTCCTGCTCACTGTTACGCTGGACCTGGAGATGTGGAGTGTGATTtctgcactgggagaaagcGCAAAGCTGTCAAGTCCTGTCTGGTGTGTCTGGCCTCTTACTGTGAAACTCACCTCCAGCCTCACTATGAATCTCCTCTTCTTAAGAAGCACAAACTGATCAAAGCCActggaaacctgcaggagaagatctgctctcatcatgacaaactgctggaggtttactgtcgtactgatcagcagtgtatctgttatctgtgtacgatggatgaacacagaggccatgatacagtctcagctgcagcagaaaagactgagaaacag AAGCAGTTGGGGGCGATACAGAGTAAATTCCAGCAGAGAattcaagagagagagaaggagctgcaggacctgAGACAGACTGTGCAGTCAAtcaag cgctctgcacaggcagcagtggaggacagtgagaggatctttactgagctgatccgctccattgagagaaggcgctctgaggtgaaagagctgatcagagatcaggagaAGGCTGCAGTGAGTCGGACTGAAGGACTCCTGGAGCGACTGGAGCAAGagattgctgagctgaggaggagagacgctgagctggagcagctttcacacacagaggatcacatccatttcctccag agctgtcagtctctctgtgtccctcctgGACCTGAAGACTTGCccagcatcactgtcagtccACACATCTCTTTTGAGGCTGTGAGAAAATCTGTTTCTGAACTAAAAGAGCAACTGGAGGACTTCTGCAAGGTGGAACTGGTCAAAATTTCTGAATCAG TGAAAGAAGTCCATGCTGTAGAGCCCAGGACTAGAGAGGATTTCTTACAGT ATTGCTGTCGGCTCACTCTGGACCCCAACACAGCGTATAAATACCTccgtctgtctgaggggaacagaaagGTGACCCGTGTGGAAAGGATCCagtcatatcctgatcatccagagagatttgaggaCCGGGCccaagtgctgtgcagagagggtctgtctggacgctgttactgggaggctgagtggagtGGGGATGGGGTTTATATAGCAGTGTTATATAAAGAGATCAGGAGGAAAGGGGGCCGTAATGAGGGTATAATGGGATTTAATAACACGTCCTGGAGTTTGCGCTGCACTTCCACCGGTTACGATTTCTGGCACAATGCTGAGTGCACTACAATCCCTGTTCCCCGCTCCTCCAGAATAGGAGTGTACCTGGATCATGGGGCaggaactctgtccttctacagtgtctctgacacaatgaccctcctgcacagagtccagaccacattcactcagcccctCTATCCTGCGTTTGGGGTTGGTGTTGAATCctctgtaaaactgtgtgatctgggatga
- the LOC118226012 gene encoding E3 ubiquitin/ISG15 ligase TRIM25-like isoform X2: MAQAADLLYQDQFSCAICLDILNDPVTIPCGHSYCMGCIKGCWDQDDHTGVYSCPQCRQTFTPRPVLRKNTMFAEVVEKLKNTGLQGAPPAHCYAGPGDVECDSCTGRKRKAVKSCLVCLASYCVTHLQPHYESPTFKKHNLVKATGNLQEKICSHHDKLLEVYCRTDQQCICYPCVMDEHRGHDTVSAAAERTEKQKQLGATQSKFQQRIQEREKELQDLRQAVQSIKHSAQAAVEDSERIFTELIRTIERRRSEVKELIRDQEKAAVSRTEALLKRLEQEIAELRRRDAELEQLSHTEDHIQFLQSCQSLCAPPGPGDLPRITVDPHVSFEAVRKSVSELKERLEDVCKVELVKIPESVKEVQTVEPRTREDFIQCKY; this comes from the exons ATGGCACAGGCTGCAGATCTTCTGTATCAGGACCAGTTCAGCTGTGCAATCTGTCTGGATATACTAAATGATCCAGTGACTATTCCCTGTGGGCACAGTTATTGTATGGGCTGTattaagggctgctgggatcagGATGATCATACTGGTGTCTACAGCTGTCCCCAGTGCAGACAGACCTTCACTCCAAGGcctgttttaagaaaaaacaccatGTTTGCTGAAGTGGTAGAGAAACTGAAGAATACAGGACTCCAAggtgctcctcctgctcactgttacgCTGGACCTGGAGATGTGGAGTGTGATTCCTGCACTGGGAGAAAGCGCAAAGCTGTCAAGTCCTGTCTGGTGTGTCTGGCCTCTTACTGTGTAACTCACCTCCAGCCTCACTATGAATCTCCTACTTTTAAGAAGCACAATCTGGTCAAAGCCActggaaacctgcaggagaagatctgctCTCATCATGACAAACTGCTGGAGGTTTACTGTCGTACCGATCAGCAGTGTATCTGTTACCCCTGTGTGATGGATGAACACAGAGGCCATGATAcagtctcagctgcagcagaaaggactgagaaacag aagcagctgggggctacacagagtaaattccagcagagaatccaggagagagagaaggagctgcaggatctgagacaggctgtgcagtcaatcaag cactctgcacaggcagcagtggaggacagcgagaggatctttactgagctgatcCGCACCATTGAGAGAAGGCgctctgaggtgaaagagctgatcagagatcaggagaAGGCTGCAGTGAGTCGGACTGAAGCACTCCTGAAgcgactggagcaggagattgctgagctgaggaggagagacgctgagctggagcagctttcacacacagaggatcacatccagttcctccag agctgtcagtctctctgtgcccctcctggacctggagacttACCCAGGATCACTGTTGATCCACACGTCTCTTTTGAGGCTGTGAGAaaatctgtctctgagctgAAAGAGCGACTAGAAGATGTCTGCAAGGTGGAACTGGTCAAAATTCCTGAATCAG TGAAAGAAGTCCAAACTGTAGAGCCCAGAACCAGAGAGGATTTCATACAGTGTAAGTACTGA
- the LOC118226012 gene encoding tripartite motif-containing protein 16-like isoform X1 yields MAQAADLLYQDQFSCAICLDILNDPVTIPCGHSYCMGCIKGCWDQDDHTGVYSCPQCRQTFTPRPVLRKNTMFAEVVEKLKNTGLQGAPPAHCYAGPGDVECDSCTGRKRKAVKSCLVCLASYCVTHLQPHYESPTFKKHNLVKATGNLQEKICSHHDKLLEVYCRTDQQCICYPCVMDEHRGHDTVSAAAERTEKQKQLGATQSKFQQRIQEREKELQDLRQAVQSIKHSAQAAVEDSERIFTELIRTIERRRSEVKELIRDQEKAAVSRTEALLKRLEQEIAELRRRDAELEQLSHTEDHIQFLQSCQSLCAPPGPGDLPRITVDPHVSFEAVRKSVSELKERLEDVCKVELVKIPESVKEVQTVEPRTREDFIQYSCQSTFNPNTVNQYLRLSEGNRKVTCVREIQSYPDHPERFDYWPQVLCREDQSGRCYWEAEWSGDEGVYIAVSYKDISRKGPGTDCIMGYNNNSWRLRCTPSSYSLRHNDKITAIPVPPFSRVGVYLDHGAGTLSFYSVSDTMTLLHRVQTTFTQPLYLGCGVNAASSVKLCDLA; encoded by the exons ATGGCACAGGCTGCAGATCTTCTGTATCAGGACCAGTTCAGCTGTGCAATCTGTCTGGATATACTAAATGATCCAGTGACTATTCCCTGTGGGCACAGTTATTGTATGGGCTGTattaagggctgctgggatcagGATGATCATACTGGTGTCTACAGCTGTCCCCAGTGCAGACAGACCTTCACTCCAAGGcctgttttaagaaaaaacaccatGTTTGCTGAAGTGGTAGAGAAACTGAAGAATACAGGACTCCAAggtgctcctcctgctcactgttacgCTGGACCTGGAGATGTGGAGTGTGATTCCTGCACTGGGAGAAAGCGCAAAGCTGTCAAGTCCTGTCTGGTGTGTCTGGCCTCTTACTGTGTAACTCACCTCCAGCCTCACTATGAATCTCCTACTTTTAAGAAGCACAATCTGGTCAAAGCCActggaaacctgcaggagaagatctgctCTCATCATGACAAACTGCTGGAGGTTTACTGTCGTACCGATCAGCAGTGTATCTGTTACCCCTGTGTGATGGATGAACACAGAGGCCATGATAcagtctcagctgcagcagaaaggactgagaaacag aagcagctgggggctacacagagtaaattccagcagagaatccaggagagagagaaggagctgcaggatctgagacaggctgtgcagtcaatcaag cactctgcacaggcagcagtggaggacagcgagaggatctttactgagctgatcCGCACCATTGAGAGAAGGCgctctgaggtgaaagagctgatcagagatcaggagaAGGCTGCAGTGAGTCGGACTGAAGCACTCCTGAAgcgactggagcaggagattgctgagctgaggaggagagacgctgagctggagcagctttcacacacagaggatcacatccagttcctccag agctgtcagtctctctgtgcccctcctggacctggagacttACCCAGGATCACTGTTGATCCACACGTCTCTTTTGAGGCTGTGAGAaaatctgtctctgagctgAAAGAGCGACTAGAAGATGTCTGCAAGGTGGAACTGGTCAAAATTCCTGAATCAG TGAAAGAAGTCCAAACTGTAGAGCCCAGAACCAGAGAGGATTTCATACAGT ATTCCTGTCAGAGCACATTCAACCCCAACACAGTGAATCAATACCTccgtctgtctgaggggaacagaaaggtgacctgtgtgagagagatccaatcatatcctgatcatccagaaaGATTTGACTACTGGCCCCAAGTGCTATGCAGAGAGGATCAGTCTggacgctgttactgggaggctgagtggagtGGGGATGAAGGAGTTTACATAGCAGTGTCATATAAAGATATCAGCAGGAAAGGGCCGGGTACTGATTGTATAATGGGATATAATAACAATTCATGGAGACTGCGCTGCACTCCCTCCAGTTACTCTCTTAGGCACAATGATAAAATCACTGCAATCCCTGTTCCCCCCTTCTCCAGAGTAGGAGTGTACCTGGATCATGGGGCaggaactctgtccttctacagcgtctctgacacaatgaccctcctgcacagagtccagaccacattcactcagcccctCTATCTGGGGTGTGGGGTAAATGCTGCATCttctgtaaaactgtgtgatCTGGCATGA
- the xcr1a.1 gene encoding chemokine XC receptor 1 has protein sequence MTGQNDSEQEYDYSEDYGSEICNKTDVVRFGSIATPMFFSAVIALSLVGNVLVLAILVLYETLRSLTNTFILNLALSDLVFTFGLPFWAYDHLWGWTLGEEACKAVNFVFYAGYYSSIVFLTMMTIHRYLAVVHPLADFGTSKCCYGIIASIIIWMVSFSAAIPSLLYTKVLEDPHDPSVLYCTYDDINWKTASAFQQNVVFVVAFSVIAFCYGNILSTILRSRSHSRHRTVKLIFTIVVVFFVGWAPYNTVIFLRSMTDLSVSPFTQCEISTGLDYGFYVCRMIAFSHCCLNPVFYVFVGIKFRSHLKMILRGICQPQATGETYRRNSRLNSHSHGSMY, from the coding sequence ATGACAGGACAAAACGACAGTGAACAGGAATATGACTATTCTGAAGATTATGGCAGCGAAATCTGCAATAAAACAGACGTTGTGAGATTTGGATCCATCGCGACCCCGATGTTCTTCTCCGCTGTGATCGCGCTGAGTCTCGTGGGCAACGTCTTAGTCCTTGCTATCTTGGTGCTGTACGAAACCCTTCGATCGCTCACAAATACGTTCATTCTTAACCTGGCGCTCTCGGACTTAGTGTTCACGTTCGGACTTCCGTTCTGGGCGTACGATCACCTGTGGGGGTGGACGCTTGGAGAAGAAGCCTGCAAAGCGGTTAATTTTGTCTTCTATGCCGGCTATTACAGCAGCATCGTTTTCCTAACGATGATGACTATCCACCGCTACCTGGCCGTGGTCCATCCGCTGGCTGACTTCGGAACTAGTAAGTGTTGCTATGGCATCATCGCCTCCATCATCATCTGGATGGTGAGTTTCTCCGCGGCGATCCCATCCCTCCTCTACACCAAGGTCCTGGAAGATCCCCACGACCCcagtgtactgtactgcacttaCGACGACATAAACTGGAAAACGGCTTCAGCTTTCCAGCAGAACGTCGTTTTCGTGGTGGCGTTTTCAGTTATCGCTTTCTGTTACGGCAACATTCTATCGACAATCCTCCGCTCGAGATCGCACTCGCGGCACAGAACCGTGAAGCTCATCTTCACCATCGTGGTGGTGTTTTTCGTGGGATGGGCGCCGTACAATACCGTGATATTTCTAAGGTCAATGACCGATTTGTCGGTGTCCCCGTTCACCCAGTGCGAAATCAGTACCGGACTGGATTATGGGTTCTACGTCTGTCGTATGATCGCCTTCTCTCATTGCTGCCTGAACCCCGTCTTTTACGTCTTTGTTGGCATTAAGTTCAGGTCGCACCTGAAGATGATTCTGCGAGGGATCTGCCAACCACAAGCCACCGGCGAAACATATCGCCGCAACAGCAGGCTTAACTCTCACTCGCATGGCTCAATGTATTAA